The following proteins are co-located in the Pyricularia oryzae 70-15 chromosome 1, whole genome shotgun sequence genome:
- a CDS encoding IQ calmodulin-binding domain-containing protein domain-containing protein — MKRASLELSEPMRNIEESIGSPDPDSATDAVGDRSLAMTAEADEHDDEDLDTVDAPRTYTPPPHIAARFYRPSQNRRKDSAASSRRNSISSAHSRSSHGCSRQAGPQSKHVAQHLRRASILEDRKARLADRAAHAEKVRLRAAMAKAATKDTSVSEERALAAQLTRERNLAEIAATCAEEVKRAKAVAESMKEKREQDLQKLKTQIEERMAEASRRREELRRNAANKASSPSRARGQSQSMGPNRRATRALPDVKEESKEPERRILTPEMAAGQIQWWWRATMRRRIVSQFQALGLTIDGVREATFEHISALLGQDSVLLITSKILRICGLQEGAVGSVSEMAAVRTFLSAFLILGHPAQVLSNKDDKGEKEQVGAALAHPLSKDDLANPQLQELVGKARDLLICFENILPRLTSTNRHMPPPTLSAELPEAYASFYNAFIAWKARDSGALIDVMLMQFVELDAIWQTVKDSTDPSVTESYRQSIQDNQLMLLVRIKRLAGAEQGKKMVHQAVRKARKARAESKPVGDTKPREADHTVETAMGDLGTAEAAAQTEDPAASPVPSSPASGLGEVVQVEIRVPRNRLLPDNRVLTHELAIDKNFRLSAEVYKEQRAAFLAPLFQQMRDTMEGEGQQEHFILLLEVAKEIRGKLQRFVQPGKSMHTFIGEVLDTEVAYQQFQTGSFSYEKFFSTMGQLLPKLCAPVRDDEVKDLVEQKLRNGNYVDRLEALMGFVDVMSSDHANYMLSLTAPTILQRSAEYEAKVFADALETKQHDLSAAKAAWRATRGKLLAEAARRDPEGINHPASRPTPDKIYAQMLVDIFTRLGQPVALEEMPEMLRLDHSRVVRCGALTRRIVTAGAILLQCKNILKRDVRMPWRAEAGRLMTVLEAADDRRLSSDGSEDGDQAVVVDGVMAALEAGRCMPEATKANLRALVAKITAASRDVVSSGSSSRGTDPTEPVLRLLLNRLRGHIFARVASASASEKVRTASTAGEKLAGLGLAEFVDKVREMVDEIGRVGTVDREAHSVWWEAVAAEVEKEDQAASASAAAAAASPSSSAQSPTKV; from the coding sequence ATGAAACGCGCCTCGTTAGAACTCAGCGAACCCATGCGTAACATTGAGGAGTCGATCGGCTCTCCAGACCCCGACTCAGCCACGGATGCCGTCGGTGACAGGTCTCTAGCCATGACCGCTGAAGCCGATGAACACGACGATGAAGACCTCGACACAGTAGACGCTCCTCGCACGTATACACCACCCCCGCACATTGCCGCCCGATTCTATAGGCCCTCCCAGAACAGGCGGAAGGACTCGGCTGCGTCCTCGCGACGCAACTCCATCTCCTCGGCACACTCGCGCTCTTCCCACGGCTGTAGCCGCCAGGCCGGTCCCCAGAGCAAGCACGTCGCCCAGCACCTCCGCCGCGCCTCGATCCTCGAGGACCGCAAGGCCCGGCTCGCCGACCGCGCCGCGCACGCCGAAAAGGTGCGGCTGCGGGCGGCCATGGCCAAGGCGGCAACCAAGGACACTTCGGTAAGCGAGGAGCGCGCGCTCGCCGCACAGTTGACACGCGAACGGAACCTGGCCGAGATCGCGGCCACGTGCGCGGAGGAGGTCAAGCGGGCCAAGGCCGTGGCCGAGTCGATGAAGGAGAAGCGGGAGCAGGACCTACAGAAGCTCAAGACGCAGATCGAGGAGCGCATGGCTGAGGCGAGCAGGCGCCGTGAGGAGCTGCGGCGCAACGCCGCCAACAAGGCATCGTCTCCCTCGCGGGCCAGGGGCCAGAGCCAGAGCATGGGTCCCAACCGGAGGGCTACTAGAGCGCTGCCAGACGTCAAGGAGGAGTCTAAGGAACCAGAACGTCGCATCCTGACGCCCGAGATGGCGGCAGGTCAAATACAGTGGTGGTGGAGGGCGACGATGAGGCGCAGGATCGTTTCGCAGTTCCAGGCTCTCGGCCTCACAATCGACGGCGTCCGCGAGGCGACCTTTGAGCACATATCAGCACTCCTTGGGCAGGACTCCGTGCTACTAATCACGTCCAAGATCCTCAGGATTTGTGGTCTGCAGGAAGGCGCCGTCGGGTCGGTCAGCGAGATGGCGGCAGTCAGGACATTCCTGAGCGCGTTCCTCATTCTTGGCCACCCGGCGCAGGTCCTTAGCAACAAGGACGACAAAGGGGAAAAGGAGCAGGTTGGGGCAGCTCTGGCCCACCCCCTGTCTAAAGATGACCTGGCTAACCCTCAGTTGCAGGAGCTCGTCGGGAAAGCAAGGGATCTCTTGATCTGCTTCGAAAATATTCTACCACGGCTCACCTCAACGAACCGGCACATGCCGCCCCCGACGCTGAGCGCCGAGCTCCCAGAGGCATATGCGTCCTTCTACAACGCTTTCATAGCGTGGAAGGCGCGGGATTCGGGCGCACTGATCGACGTGATGCTCATGCAGTTTGTCGAGCTCGACGCCATTTGGCAGACGGTCAAGGACAGCACCGACCCCTCAGTGACGGAGTCATATCGCCAAAGCATCCAGGACAACCAGCTCATGCTCCTGGTCAGGATCAAGCGGCTCGCTGGGGCCGAGCAGGGCAAGAAGATGGTACATCAGGCTGTGCGGAAAGCCAGAAAGGCCAGGGCTGAAAGCAAGCCCGTCGGCGATACGAAACCTAGAGAGGCCGATCACACCGTCGAAACTGCCATGGGCGATCTTGGAacggccgaggcggcagcGCAAACAGAGGATCCCGCAGCGAGTCCTGTGCCATCTTCGCCGGCCTCGGGTCTAGGCGAAGTTGTCCAGGTCGAGATTCGTGTACCAAGGAATCGTCTTCTGCCAGACAATCGCGTGCTGACTCACGAGCTGGCGATTGATAAGAACTTTCGTCTCTCTGCCGAGGTGTACAAGGAGCAGCGCGCGGCCTTTCTCGCTCCGCTCTTCCAGCAGATGCGGGACACTATGGAAGGGGAGGGACAGCAGGAGCACTTCATCCTGCTATTAGAGGTGGCCAAGGAGATTCGCGGCAAGCTACAACGCTTTGTACAGCCGGGCAAGTCCATGCACACGTTCATCGGCGAGGTCCTGGACACCGAGGTGGCGTACCAGCAGTTTCAGACCGGTAGCTTTTCCTACGAGAAGTTCTTTAGCACCATGGGCCAACTCCTGCCAAAACTCTGTGCCCCAGTCCgcgacgacgaggtcaagGATCTTGTGGAGCAGAAGCTGAGAAACGGAAACTACGTCGACCGGCTAGAGGCCCTGATGGGCTTTGTTGACGTCATGTCAAGCGACCACGCCAACTATATGTTGAGCCTTACTGCGCCGACCATCCTGCAGCGGTCGGCTGAGTATGAAGCAAAGGTGTTCGCAGACGCTCTTGAGACGAAGCAGCACGATCTatcggcagccaaggccgcaTGGCGCGCGACGAGGGGTAAGCTTCTAGCCGAGGCCGCCCGTCGTGACCCCGAGGGCATCAATCATCCGGCCTCCAGGCCGACCCCAGACAAGATATATGCGCAGATGCTCGTTGATATTTTCACGAGACTGGGCCAGCCAGTGGCCCTGGAGGAAATGCCCGAAATGCTGAGGCTGGACCATAGCCGGGTGGTGAGATGCGGAGCACTGACGAGGCGGATCGTGACGGCTGGCGCCATCCTTCTGCAATGCAAGAACATACTCAAGCGTGATGTGCGCATGCCCTGGCGAGCCGAGGCTGGAAGGCTCATGACTGTCCTGGAGGCGGCCGACGACAGGAGACTCAGCAGTGACGGCAGCGAGGATGGAGATCAGGCTGTCGTGGTGGATGGCGTCATGGCTGCACTCGAGGCCGGGCGTTGCATGCCCGAGGCGACCAAGGCGAACCTCCGGGCACTGGTGGCCAAGATTACGGCTGCTAGTCGCGACGTtgtcagcagcggcagcagcagcagaggaaCGGATCCCACGGAACCCGTCCTCAGGCTTCTTTTGAACCGACTCCGAGGCCATATCTTTGCGCGCGTAgcgtcggcctcggcgagCGAAAAGGTCCGCACGGCCAGCACCGCGGGCGAGAAGCTTGCCGGCCTGGGACTGGCCGAGTTTGTCGACAAGGTCAGAGAGATGGTTGACGAGATTGGACGGGTCGGCACAGTCGACCGTGAGGCGCATTCCGTATGGTGGGAAGCAGTCGCGGCCGAGGTTGAGAAGGAAGACCAAGCTGCTTCTGCttctgctgccgctgcggcTGCTTCACCTTCGAGCTCTGCGCAATCTCCTACGAAAGTTTGA
- a CDS encoding L-fucose-proton symporter translates to MFTREWWAKRRLKVQDDKTTKAAELTLRQSIFPIFLVTILFFLWGFSYGLLDTLNKHFQDVLDITRARSAGLQAAYFGAYPLASLGHAAWILRHYSYKAVFIWGLFLYGVGALLCIPAILGRSFAGFCMGIFIIGNGLGSLETAANPFITVCGPPRYSEMRINLSQAFNGIGTVIAPVMGSYVFFRALDDKAALRNVQWVYLAIACFVFSLAVVFLLSDIPEITDADMARQAEETHAGEGDQPFRKQYRLFHAAFAQFCYTGAQVAVASFFINYAVETLPGTDSAVGAQLFAGGQAAFTVGRFSGVLFMHYFKPRLVFGGYLASVCVFLIPAIVLRGNAAIAMLFIVLFFESICFPTIVALGMRGLGRHSKRGSGLIVGGVLGGAVVPPLTGAVADIHSTPTAMVVPLAFMIAAMTYAVAVNFHPWYRDTADAFTAAEIGIKPRTDGEEALEKGVVHDHDEKRTEEKRVEAAMANPL, encoded by the exons ATGTTCACTCGTGAATGGTGGGCCAAGCGCCGGCTCAAGGTGCAAGACGATAAGACGACAAAAGCTGCCGAGCTGACATTGCGCCAGTCCATCTTCCCCATcttcctcgtcaccatcctttttttcctctggGGCTTTTCATATGGCCTTCtcgacaccctgaacaagcACTTTCAGGATGTTCTCGATATTACGAGGGCAAGATCTGCGGGTCTACAGGCTGCCTATTTCGG TGCCTACCCTCTTGCATCGCTTGGCCATGCAGCGTGGATCCTCCGCCACTACAGCTACAAGGCCGTCTTCATCTGGGGTCTTTTCCTCTACG GAGTCGGAGCCCTGCTATGTATTCCCGCCATCCTGGGCCGGTCGTTTGCCGGCTTCTGTATGGGCATCTTCATCATCGGTAACGGCCTCGGCTCCCTTGAGACAGCAGCAAACCCCTTCATCACCGTCTGTGGCCCTCCCCGCTACTCGGAGATGCGCATAAACCTGTCCCAGGCTTTCAACGGAATCGGGACTGTCATCGCCCCCGTCATGGGATCTTACGTCTTCTTCCGCGCCCTCGACGACAAGGCCGCCCTGCGAAACGTCCAATGGGTCTACCTCGCCATCGCCTGCTTCGTCTTCTCCCTTGCCGTCGTCTTCCTCCTCAGCGACATCCCCGAGATTACCGATGCCGACATGGCTCGCCAGGCCGAGGAGACCCACGCAGGTGAGGGCGACCAGCCGTTCAGGAAGCAATACCGCCTCTTCCATGCCGCCTTTGCCCAATTCTGCTACACCGGCGCACAGGTCGCCGTCGCCTCCTTCTTCATCAACTACGCCGTGGAGACCCTCCCTGGCACCGACTCGGCCGTAGGAGCCCAGCTCTTCGCAGGTGGTCAGGCCGCCTTCACTGTAGGGCGCTTCTCCGGCGTCCTCTTTATGCACTATTTCAAGCCGCGTCTCGTCTTTGGCGGCTACCTGGCCTCGGTCTGCGTCTTCCTGATCCCCGCAATTGTCTTGCGTGGCAACGCTGCCATTGCCATGTTATTCATTGTTCTCTTCTTCGAATCTATCTGCTTCCCCACCATCGTCGCCCTGGGCATGCGCGGACTGGGTCGCCACTCGAAGCGCGGTTCCGGACTGATCGTCGGTGGTGTgctcggcggcgccgtcgtccCGCCCCTGACTGGTGCTGTGGCTGACATTCACAGCACCCCGACCGCCATGGTCGTGCCCCTGGCTTTTATGATCGCCGCCATGACGTATGCTGTCGCCGTCAACTTCCACCCCTGGTACCGTGACACGGCCGATGCCTTCACCGCTGCGGAGATTGGCATCAAGCCGAGGACCGATGGCGAAGAGGCACTTGAGAAGGGTGTGGTTCATGACCACGATGAGAAGCGGACGGAGGAGAAGAGGGTCGAGGCCGCTATGGCTAACCCTCTATGA
- a CDS encoding 60S ribosomal protein L17: MVRYGATEIETAKSARARGSYLRVSFKNTRETAQAINGWKLHRAVKFLENVQEKKEAVPMRRYAGSTGRCAQGKQFGVSKARWPTKSAEFLLGLLKNAEANADAKGLDTGNLVVKHIQVNQAPKQRRRTYRAHGRINPYMSCPCHIELILTEQEEAVEKSDAVTDRNEHLTSRQRGARVRKALTAA; the protein is encoded by the exons ATG GTCCGATACGGAGCTACCGAGATTGAGACGGCCAAGTCGGCCCGCGCCCGCGGCTCGTACCTGCGTGTTTCTTTCAAGAACACCCGCGAGACCGCTCAGGCCATCAACGGCTGGAAGCTGCACCGCGCCGTCAAGTTCCTTGAGAACGTccaggagaagaaggaggctGTCCCCATGCGCCGGTACGCCGGCAGCACCGGTCGCTGCGCCCAAG GCAAGCAGTTCGGTGTCTCCAAGGCCCGCTGGCCCACCAAGTCGGCCGAGTTTCTCCTCGGTCTCCTGAAGAACGCTGAGGCCAACGCCGACGCCAAGGGCCTCGACACTGGCAACCTCGTTGTCAAGCACATCCAGGTCAACCAGGCCCCCAAGCAGCGCCGCCGGACGTACCGTGCCCACGGTCGT ATCAACCCTTACATGTCTTGCCCCTGCCACATCGAGCTCATCCTGACGGAGCAGGAGGAGGCTGTTGAGAAGTCTGACGCTGTTACCGACCGCAACGAGCACCTTACATCAAGGCAGCGTGGCGCTCGCGTCCGCAAGGCCCTCACCGCCGCATAA
- a CDS encoding rRNA 2'-O-methyltransferase fibrillarin has product MAFTPRGRGAPRGGGGFRGGDRGGRGGGGRGGGSFRGGDRGGRGGGRGGPRGGRGGPARGGRGGGRGGKPGAAGGKKVIVEPHRHKGVFVARGGKEDLLATINLVPGESVYGEKRIAVENSNKGDDDTPATKTEYRIWNPFRSKLAAGILGGMDNIFMKPGAKVLYLGAASGTSVSHVADLVGPTGNVYAVEFSHRSGRDLINMATKRTNVIPIVEDARHPLKYRMVVPMVDCIFADVAQPDQARIVALNASLFLKKGGGTCISIKANCIDSTAPAEEVFASEVEKLRAEKFFPKEQLTLEPYERDHAMVTAVYQQREFIE; this is encoded by the exons ATGGCATTCACACCCAGGGGTCGCGGCGCTCCtcgtggcggcggtggcttcCGAGGCGGCGATCGCGGTGgacgcggtggtggtggccgtGGAGGTGGCAGCTTCCGCGGTGGTGACCGTGGTGGACGTGGAG GTGGTCGTGGAGGTCCTCGCGGAGGACGCGGAGGTCCCGCAAGGGGAGGACGCGGTGGTGGCCGTGGTGGCAAGCccggtgctgctggtggaAAGAAGGTCATAGTT GAGCCTCACCGTCACAAGGGTGTCTTTGTCGCCCGTGGTGGCAAGGAGGATCTGCTTGCAACTATCAACCTTGTCCCTGGCGAGTCCGTCTACGGCGAGAAGCGCATTGCCGTCGAGAACAGCAACAagggcgacgacgacacACCCGCAACCAAGACCGAGTACCGCATCTGGAACCCCTTCCGTAGTAAGCTGGCAGCTGGTATCCTCGGCGGTATGGACAACATCTTCATGAAGCCCGGCGCCAAGGTTCTGTACTTGGGTGCTGCTTCCGGTACCTCGGTCTCCCACGTCGCCGACCTTGTCGGTCCCACCGGCAACGTCTACGCTGTCGAGTTCAGCCACAGGTCTGGTCGTGATCTGATCAACATGGCCACCAAGAGGACCAACGTCATCCCCATTGTTGAGGATGCACGTCACCCCCTCAAGTACCGCATGGTCGTGCCCATGGTCGACTGCATTTTTGCCGACGTTGCCCAGCCTGACCAGGCCCGTATCGTTGCCCTGAACGCCAGCTTGTTCCTCAAGAAGGGCGGTGGCACCTGTATCTCCATCAAGGCCAACTGCATCGACAGCACGGCCCCCGCAGAGGAGGTTTTCGCCTCAGAAGTCGAGAAGTTGAGGGCAGAGAAGTTCTTCCCCAAGGAGCAGCTGACACTCG AGCCGTACGAGCGTGACCACGCCATGGTTACGGCTGTTTACCAGCAGAGGGAATTTATCGAATGA